A portion of the Streptomyces sp. NBC_01335 genome contains these proteins:
- a CDS encoding helix-turn-helix domain-containing protein, translating into MEALCTTDAVPIHQRPAYWQDAVSRMFPSVDVDVPHGECRGTLRLSQLGPVRAITVQGEAMRIHRSARSAAADLDDSLIVVTPTEGTVLVDQGDGGTRVSPGATAFCDLTRPLSMDFSPAHQAKCLVVPRWLLSLRDDELRRLTATPVRPDSRSGSLLSLLLTQLVNTAPTLPPGTGETLVRNVVDLICVLAGEQLHRTADDRPEAAQHLTRRIQEYIDRHLGDPDLTPGSIARVHNISVRYLHKLFEHEGITVSRWVQRRRLHECRCELASRTASGRTVSAVARRWGFTSAAHFSRAFRTTYDISPAEWRRLARQKTGAPASPGRAGEHEATPGPLSRSADLRPAGYGTGAEAA; encoded by the coding sequence CACTGACGCGGTGCCCATCCACCAGAGACCGGCCTACTGGCAGGATGCCGTGTCGCGCATGTTCCCCTCGGTGGACGTCGACGTCCCCCACGGTGAGTGCCGGGGGACACTCAGACTTTCCCAGCTCGGTCCGGTGCGCGCCATCACCGTTCAGGGCGAGGCCATGCGCATACACCGGTCGGCCCGGTCGGCCGCCGCGGACCTCGACGACTCCCTGATCGTGGTGACACCGACCGAGGGGACCGTCCTCGTCGACCAAGGCGACGGAGGCACCCGGGTGAGTCCCGGAGCGACCGCCTTCTGCGACCTGACTCGCCCGCTGAGCATGGACTTCTCCCCCGCCCACCAGGCGAAGTGCCTCGTCGTGCCGCGATGGCTCCTGAGCCTGCGGGACGACGAACTACGGCGGCTGACGGCAACACCCGTCCGTCCGGACAGTCGTTCGGGTTCCCTGTTGTCGCTGCTGCTGACGCAACTGGTGAACACGGCACCGACCCTGCCCCCGGGCACCGGTGAGACGCTGGTGCGCAACGTCGTCGACCTCATCTGCGTCCTGGCGGGCGAGCAACTGCACCGGACGGCCGACGACAGGCCCGAGGCCGCGCAGCACCTGACGCGCCGGATCCAGGAGTACATCGACCGGCACCTCGGGGATCCGGATCTGACCCCCGGATCCATCGCTCGGGTCCACAACATCTCCGTCCGGTACCTGCACAAGCTCTTCGAGCATGAGGGCATCACGGTGAGCCGGTGGGTCCAGCGCCGTCGTCTCCACGAGTGCCGCTGCGAACTGGCCAGCCGCACAGCATCCGGCCGGACCGTTTCCGCGGTGGCCCGCCGATGGGGGTTCACCAGCGCCGCCCACTTCAGCCGTGCGTTCCGGACGACCTACGACATCTCCCCGGCCGAGTGGCGGCGTCTGGCCCGTCAGAAGACCGGGGCGCCGGCATCGCCCGGTAGGGCCGGAGAGCACGAGGCCACCCCCGGGCCGCTGTCGAGAAGCGCGGACCTTCGCCCCGCCGGGTACGGCACCGGTGCCGAGGCGGCCTGA